The Tamandua tetradactyla isolate mTamTet1 chromosome 5, mTamTet1.pri, whole genome shotgun sequence genome window below encodes:
- the HTR1B gene encoding 5-hydroxytryptamine receptor 1B → MEEPRAQCAAPPPASSLTGLAQTNLSAAPSHNCSAEDYIYQDSIALPWKVLLIILLALITLATTLSNAFVIATVYRTRKLRTPANYLIASLAVTDLLVSILVMPISTMYTVTGRWTLGQVVCDLWLSSDITCCTASILHLCVIALDRYWAITDAVEYSAKRTPRRAAVMIVLVWVFSISISLPPFFWRQAKAEEEVSDCVVNTDHVLYTVYSTVGAFYFPTLLLIALYGRIYVEARSRILKQTPNRTGKRLTRAQLITDSPGSTSSVTSINSRAPELPSESGSPVYVNQVKVRVSDALLEKKKLMAARERKATKTLGIILGAFIVCWLPFFIISLVLPICKDACWFHLAIFDFFTWLGYLNSLINPIIYTMSNEDFKQAFHKLIRFKCTS, encoded by the coding sequence ATGGAGGAACCTCGCGCCCAGTGTGCCGCGCCGCCGCCTGCAAGCTCCCTGACCGGGCTTGCACAAACCAACCTCTCCGCCGCTCCCTCCCACAACTGTAGCGCCGAGGACTACATTTACCAGGACTCGATCGCCCTGCCCTGGAAAGTGCTGCTGATCATCCTGCTGGCACTCATCACCTTGGCCACCACGCTCTCCAACGCCTTCGTGATTGCCACTGTGTACCGCACCCGGAAGCTGCGTACCCCAGCCAACTACCTGATCGCTTCCCTGGCGGTCACTGACCTGCTCGTGTCCATCCTGGTGATGCCCATCAGCACCATGTATACGGTCACCGGTCGCTGGACGCTGGGCCAGGTGGTCTGCGACTTATGGCTGTCCTCGGACATCACCTGTTGCACTGCTTCTATCCTGCATCTCTGTGTCATCGCCTTGGACCGTTACTGGGCCATCACGGACGCCGTGGAGTACTCAGCCAAAAGGACTCCCAGGCGGGCGGCGGTCATGATAGTGCTGGTTTGGGtcttctccatctccatctcGTTGCCCCCCTTCTTCTGGCGCCAGGCCAAGGCTGAGGAGGAAGTGTCCGACTGCGTGGTGAACACAGATCACGTCCTCTACACGGTCTACTCCACGGTGGGCGCTTTCTACTTCCCCACACTTCTCCTCATCGCACTTTACGGCCGCATCTATGTGGAAGCTCGCTCCCGGATTTTGAAACAGACGCCCAACAGAACCGGCAAGCGCTTGACCCGAGCCCAGCTGATAACCGACTCTCCCGGGTCCACTTCCTCGGTCACCTCCATTAACTCGCGGGCTCCGGAATTACCCagcgaatccgggtctccagtgTATGTGAACCAAGTCAAAGTGAGAGTCTCTGACGCCCTGCTGGAGAAGAAGAAACTCATGGCCGCTAGGGAGCGCAAAGCCACCAAGACCCTGGGGATCATTTTGGGAGCGTTTATTGTGTGTTGGCTGCCCTTCTTCATCATCTCTCTGGTGTTGCCAATCTGCAAGGATGCCTGCTGGTTCCACCTGGCCATCTTTGACTTCTTCACGTGGCTGGGCTATCTCAACTCCCTCATCAACCCTATCATCTATACCATGTCCAACGAGGACTTCAAACAAGCGTTCCATAAACTGATACGCTTTAAGTGCACAAGTTGA